AAGGCGGCCGTCATACACCGTTCTTCAAGGGCTACAAGCCGCAGTTCTACTTCAGGACGACGGACGTTACCGGCGAGATCGTGCTGCCTGAGGGCGTAGAGATGGTCATGCCCGGCGACAACGCAACGTTCGAAGTTACGCTGATCGTGCCCATAGCGATGGAAGAGGGTCTGCGCTTCGCAGTACGTGAAGGCGGCCACACAGTCGGAGCGGGAGTCGTAACCCAGATAATCGAGTAGTGAATCATGGCACGCAAAATCCGCATAAGGCTCAAGTCGTTTGACCACAGGGTGCTTGACACATCGGCGGCTCAGATAGCGGAGACAGCCCAGTCAACTGGTGCACGGGTTTCAGGACCTATCCCCCTTCCCACAGAGGTAGGGAGGATAACGATCCTGAAATCCCCCCACAAGGACAAGGATGCCCGCGAGCAGTTCGAGATGCGCACGCACAAGAGGCTGATAGATATTATCGACCCCACGCAGAAGACTATGGATGCGCTCATGCAGCTTAATCTGGCTAGCGGCGTAGACATACAGATAAAATTTTAACGAGGAGAAGCAAAAACTATGTCAATAGGGATTCTGGGGAAGAAGCTCGGAATGACACAGATATATGACTCCGAAGGACAGGCCGTAGCTGTTACGGTCGTCCTTGCGGGGCCGTGCTCGGTTGTCGCTCTGAGAACCCCTGAACAGAACGGGTATTCCGCCGTTCTTCTCGGCTTTGGGGCTGTGAAGCCTCACAAGCTGTCCAAACCGCAGAAGGTTATGTTCGAGAAGCTGAAGCTCGAACCGAAGAGGACACTTCGGGAATTCAGGCTTGATGACGTAAGCGGCTACACAGTCGGCCAAGAGATAAAGGCTGACCTGTTCGCGGCAGGCGAGAAGGTCAACGTAAAGGGCATCTCCAAAGGCAAGGGCTTTGCGGGCGTAATGAAGCGTCATCATTTCGGAGGCCAGCAGTTCAGTCATGGTACGTCTGTAGAGCACAGGCACGGAGGCTCGAGCGGAGCAATCTCGTATCCCGGCAGAGTGTTTCCCGGCAAGAGGATGCCCGGACACATGGGCAGCGAGAAGGTTACCGTCAAGAACCTGACC
This genomic stretch from Synergistaceae bacterium harbors:
- the rpsJ gene encoding 30S ribosomal protein S10; its protein translation is MARKIRIRLKSFDHRVLDTSAAQIAETAQSTGARVSGPIPLPTEVGRITILKSPHKDKDAREQFEMRTHKRLIDIIDPTQKTMDALMQLNLASGVDIQIKF
- the rplC gene encoding 50S ribosomal protein L3, which encodes MSIGILGKKLGMTQIYDSEGQAVAVTVVLAGPCSVVALRTPEQNGYSAVLLGFGAVKPHKLSKPQKVMFEKLKLEPKRTLREFRLDDVSGYTVGQEIKADLFAAGEKVNVKGISKGKGFAGVMKRHHFGGQQFSHGTSVEHRHGGSSGAISYPGRVFPGKRMPGHMGSEKVTVKNLTVMAVDVENNLVLLKGAVPGAKNSLLALYKKA